GGTGAGACTGATAGAGCGGGATGTAGACGCGCTGGCGCTGTGTGGACGTGAGTTGCTCGACCGTCGTATCGTGTTCCCACGCCGCGACCTGTTCTGCAATATCACGCATGCGTACCGGTCCCTCGGTGCCACGAAGGTATCGAAGAACCATTCGGCGACGTTCATTCTGCAGCAGGTGGAAAATTTCGTCCTTCGAAAATGCAGACGTTTCCGATGGCTGGTCGACCTCACCGTCCATAGGCGCTTCCGATGGCTGGTCGACGTCACCGTCCGTCTCCTGCTCACCGTGTTCTTTTTCGCTGATATATGTCGCGTTCATCGCACCAATATCCCGTAAACAGAAGGGGGTAATAAAGCATTGGAACTGTAAATTGTCAACGCAGAATTTTTAAATGGATTCACGAACATTGCTTGCGTTTCTAGTGATTTTATAACTCCTATAGAGTCGCTCTTCTGCGCACTCATTCGGGTATTAGAATATCGT
Above is a window of Natronorubrum tibetense GA33 DNA encoding:
- a CDS encoding DUF7344 domain-containing protein encodes the protein MNATYISEKEHGEQETDGDVDQPSEAPMDGEVDQPSETSAFSKDEIFHLLQNERRRMVLRYLRGTEGPVRMRDIAEQVAAWEHDTTVEQLTSTQRQRVYIPLYQSHLSKLDEAGIIDYQKNRGIVERKPLAEQVDQYLQIEPSDESEAEQATDENWDDYYIGATVLCYVLLVGAVVELPFTSFLSGIALSALILLLFSVLTVSRLINR